The following coding sequences lie in one Chelonia mydas isolate rCheMyd1 chromosome 6, rCheMyd1.pri.v2, whole genome shotgun sequence genomic window:
- the LOC119566330 gene encoding olfactory receptor 1019-like, whose amino-acid sequence MAERNHTTVTEFIFVGFTDHPDLQIPLFMLFLVMYVVSLMGNLGMIALIMVETRLHTPMYFFLSQMSIVDIGYSTAIAPRLLMTFVAETRTIPFIECAAQLFFVCFFVTSECCLLAVIAYDRFKAICNPLLYRTIMSKRHCVLLVAGTYVCGSVNSIVQTLFIFSLSFCSSSVVNHFFCDVPPMLKLSCSDTQVTDLVLFTFSTVIVTTTFLGVLISYMCILVAILRIHSANGRRKTFSTCASHLTVVTMFYGTLICIYLRPSSSYLRDQDKVTSVFYALVIPMLNPLIYSLRNKEVNDAFKRVLYRKIFSS is encoded by the coding sequence ATGGCAGAGAGAAACCACACCACGGTGACAGAGTTCATTTTCGTTGGATTCACAGATCATCCAGATCTACAGATCCCCCTCTTTATGTTGTTCCTAGTGATGTATGTGGTCAGCCTGATGGGGAATCTTGGGATGATAGCGTTAATCATGGTTGAAACCCGACTTCATACCCCCATGTACTTTTTCCTAAGCCAGATGTCCATTGTAGATATTGGGTATTCCACAGCCATAGCTCCCAGGCTGCTCATGACCTTTGTAGCAGAGACGAGAACCATTCCTTTCATTGAGTGTGCAGCACAACTATTCTTTGTCTGTTTCTTTGTGACCAGTGAATGTTGCCTCCTGGCTGTGATTGCGTATGACCGCTTCAAAGCTATCTGTAATCCACTGCTCTACAGAACCATTATGTCCAAGAGACACTGTGTCCTGTTGGTGGCTGGCACATATGTCTGTGGCTCTGTGAATTCAATTGTGCAAACTCTATTTATATTCAGTCTGTCCTTCTGCAGCTCCAGTGTTgtcaaccatttcttctgtgacgTGCCCCCCATGCTGAAGCTGTCTTGCTCCGACACCCAGGTCACTGACCTTGTACTTTTCACTTTCTCGACTGTAATTGTCACGACTACTTTCCTGGGTGTCCTAATCTCCTACATGTGCATCCTCGTGGCCATTCTCAGGATCCATTCTGCCAACGGGAGACGCAAAACCTTTTCCACCTGCGCCTCCCACCTGACAGTCGTCACTATGTTTTATGGGACGCtgatatgtatatatttaagaCCCAGTTCCAGCTATTTGAGGGACCAAGACAAGGTTACCTCTGTGTTTTATGCCCTTGTGATCCCCATGTTGAACCCCCtgatctacagcctgagaaacaaggagGTAAATGATGCCTTTAAAAGGGTGTTATATAGGAAGATTTTTTCTTCGTAA